DNA sequence from the Rubripirellula tenax genome:
ATCAACGACAACAAAGTGATCCACAAGTTGCCCGTGAAGAAACCCACGGCCGCGATGATCGCGATCGGGATCTCGGCGATCTTCACCCACAACGTGACGTCGCGCTTAGAGTAACGATCGGCAAGCTGGCCGCCGTATCCAGAAAGCAGGATGAACGGGACCGTGAAACAAACCCCAACGATGCCCTGACCACCGGCACCAAGCTGGCCTGCCCAAGCCCCGTCGATGACCATGAACGTCAAGATGCCCTTGAGCACATTATCATTCATCGCGCCGAAAAACTGGGCCGTCAGCAGGCTGAGAAAACCGCGTTGAAAAAGTTTGCTGGTCACGTCAACGGGTTCTCTACGTCAAGGGAAATCGGCCGGGCTCAATTGGCGTGAGTCTATCAGATCAGCCGGATCGATATTTTGCGATCGCCTCGGGCAGCGGGTACATCGTCACGTCGCGATCACCCTCGGTGGCGGCGATCTCCAACAACCGTTCATAGCCGCGTGTGACCAGCTTCGTTCTTGCGGCACAATAGCCATCGTCCAAACCGGCCTTAGCGAAATCACCTTCCACCGCCACAGCATCAAAACCTGGATGCTCGATGAACTGGGCCATGACGGGGTTACAGCGGATGTGGCGTTCGGGCCGCGTGTGCAGCACTTCGGGATCGAGTTCGCCAATGACGTAACGAAGGTACAAATCGCTATCGACAATCGAGGCAACGTCGTTGCCACAGACTTCGCACAAATAACCTTCGTCACACTTGGCCATCGCGTCACCTGTGAGCCGCCGCAAGAAAAAAGGAACATCCCCGCCAGCGGAAAACGTTCCCCTCGCTGACGCTCGACTCTCCCGCAATCGCGGGAGAGTGATTGGAAGAATCGGTTTCCGATCGCTACTTTACGACAATCCCAGTACGTCAAACATGCTGTACAGCCCGGCCGGTTTGCCTTGCAAAAATTTGGCTGCGGCGATCGCGCCTGATGCGTAGCAATCACGGTTGCTGGCCGCGACATTGATTTCGATTCGCTCGCCCATCATGCCGAAGACGATCGTATGTTCGCCCGGGTTGTCACCGACACGCACCGCGTGGTAGCCGATCTCGTTTCGCGTTCGCTGACCGGTTTCGCCTTCGCGACCGTGGACGTGCTTGACGTCGCCGTCCATCTTTTCAGCGATCAGTTCGCCGAATCGCAGCGCCGTGCCACTGGGCGCGTCGGCTTTGAAGCGGTGATGCCGTTCGATGATTTCGATGTCGACGCCGCCGGCGACATGCTTCAACGTTTCGGTGATCTGCTGAGCCACCTTCATCGTCAAATTGACCGCCGTCGACATGCTGGGCGCCCACACGATCGGGATCAGTTTCGCGGCGGCGGCGATCGCCTCTTTTTGCACATCGTTGAGCCCCGTTGTCGCGATCACCAACGGCATCTTGGCCGCGACGCACTTGGCGACACAGCCATCGACGGCGACGGGCAACGAGAAATCGATCATCACGCTGGCGTAATTCGGCCAGTCGGGCGACAGCAAGACGTCCAACGCGGCGATACCCGCAACCAGCCCGGCGTCTTGCCCGATCAAGCCGTTGTCGGCATGGTCGATAGCAGCGGTGATTTGAATGTCTTTATCTTCGGCGGCAAGCGCCACCACGCGACGACCCATTCGACCCGCGGCGCCGTGAACGGCAAGTTGTATTTGATTGCTCATACCGACAAATTTACAAAGGTTTCGTCGGTTTGAGCAGGGCAGGGCGACCGGCCGCTTACAGCTTTAGCCGCTTGGCGATCTCGTCTTTCACCGCCGATGCGTCGGCGGGCAGGTGGCTGGCCGGGTTGGCGAACTGGCTGGTGACGCCTTCCAGCGTGGACTCGTGGTAGCCGACCTTGAAGTCCGTGAACTTCAACCCATGCGCGGTACTGATCACGACGGTCTTGTCCGACGACTTGATCACGCCGCGTTTGATCAGCTTCGATAATACCGCCAGCGCCACGCCCGTGTGTGGACACGTGAACATGCCAGTCAAGTCGGCGTGTGCCGATGCGGCCGCCAATTCGTCTTCACTGGCCTGTTCCACAATGCCATCGGTTTCTTGAACAGCGCGAACTGCTTTGACATAACTGACCGGGTCGCCGATTCGGATCGCGTTGGCAAGCGTATCGCTGGCCGTGACGCTGACCTTTTCCTTGAAGCCGTTCTTGAATGATTGATAGAACGGATTGGCCCGCTCGGCTTGCGCGGCAACCAAACGCGGCATGCGATTGATCATCCCCAAATCCATCATCAACTGAAAACCCTTGTGCAGCGCGCTGATGTTGCCCAAGTTGCCGACGGGGATGACGATCCAGTCCGGGACTTCCCATTCGAATTGACGAACGATCTCGATACCGACCGTCTTCTGGCCTTCGATACGAAGGCTGTTCATCGAGTTGGCAAGGTAGATCGAATTGTCCTGGGTGACTTCTTGAACAATTTTCATGCAGCCGTCGAAGTCGGTGTCGAGCGCCAGGACATGTGCGCCGTTGGCGACGGGCTGGATCAATTGGGCGGTGCTGACCTTGCCGGCCGGCAAGAAAATGATCGCCGGGATTCCCGCGTATGCGGCATAGGCGGCCAGGGCCGCGCTG
Encoded proteins:
- the dapB gene encoding 4-hydroxy-tetrahydrodipicolinate reductase gives rise to the protein MSNQIQLAVHGAAGRMGRRVVALAAEDKDIQITAAIDHADNGLIGQDAGLVAGIAALDVLLSPDWPNYASVMIDFSLPVAVDGCVAKCVAAKMPLVIATTGLNDVQKEAIAAAAKLIPIVWAPSMSTAVNLTMKVAQQITETLKHVAGGVDIEIIERHHRFKADAPSGTALRFGELIAEKMDGDVKHVHGREGETGQRTRNEIGYHAVRVGDNPGEHTIVFGMMGERIEINVAASNRDCYASGAIAAAKFLQGKPAGLYSMFDVLGLS
- the thrC gene encoding threonine synthase — its product is MSSVAEPQSDIANQTVYFRCVAGCTGRHSIYDVIYTCPSCGGLLEVHHEREPLMKRNAYQWQQLFDSRASVNSWPYGSGVWGMREWVIPSLADENVVSMFEGNTNLFWAERLGKQLGVPDLWIKLCGNSHTGSFKDLGMTVLVSVVKQMMAAGSTVKAVACASTGDTSAALAAYAAYAGIPAIIFLPAGKVSTAQLIQPVANGAHVLALDTDFDGCMKIVQEVTQDNSIYLANSMNSLRIEGQKTVGIEIVRQFEWEVPDWIVIPVGNLGNISALHKGFQLMMDLGMINRMPRLVAAQAERANPFYQSFKNGFKEKVSVTASDTLANAIRIGDPVSYVKAVRAVQETDGIVEQASEDELAAASAHADLTGMFTCPHTGVALAVLSKLIKRGVIKSSDKTVVISTAHGLKFTDFKVGYHESTLEGVTSQFANPASHLPADASAVKDEIAKRLKL